In Streptomyces sp. NBC_00483, a single window of DNA contains:
- a CDS encoding ABC transporter ATP-binding protein produces the protein MTELHKTGAAVGEPTAASGAPSSFLEVRDLKVHFPTDDGLVKSVDGLSFKLEKGRTLGIVGESGSGKSVTSLGILGLHTTGQYGRRKAQISGEIWLDGTELLTADQNTVRKLRGRDMAMIFQDPLSALHPYYSIGRQIVEAYRVHHDVDKKTARKRAIEMLDRVGIPQPDKRIDSYPHEFSGGMRQRAMIAMALVNNPELLIADEPTTALDVTVQAQILDLIRDLQKEFGSAVIMITHDLGVVAEMADELLVMYGGRCVEHGTADQVFSTPQHPYTWGLLGSMPRIDREQTERLTPVKGAPPSLINLPSGCAFNPRCPYADVPKDNITRTERPELREIGSGHFSACHMSADERERIWTEEIAPKL, from the coding sequence ATGACCGAACTGCACAAGACCGGAGCGGCGGTGGGTGAACCCACCGCGGCCTCCGGCGCCCCCAGCTCCTTCCTCGAGGTCCGTGACCTCAAGGTGCACTTCCCGACCGACGACGGCCTGGTCAAGTCCGTCGACGGGCTCTCCTTCAAGCTGGAGAAGGGCCGCACCCTCGGCATCGTCGGCGAGTCGGGGTCCGGCAAGTCCGTCACCTCGCTCGGCATCCTGGGCCTGCACACCACCGGCCAGTACGGCCGGCGCAAGGCGCAGATCAGCGGCGAGATCTGGCTGGACGGCACCGAGCTGCTCACCGCCGACCAGAACACCGTGCGCAAGCTGCGCGGCCGCGACATGGCGATGATCTTCCAGGACCCGCTGTCGGCCCTGCACCCGTACTACTCGATCGGCCGGCAGATCGTGGAGGCCTACCGGGTCCACCACGACGTCGACAAGAAGACCGCGCGCAAGCGGGCCATCGAGATGCTCGACCGGGTCGGGATCCCGCAGCCGGACAAGCGGATCGACTCCTACCCGCACGAGTTCTCGGGCGGTATGCGCCAGCGCGCGATGATCGCGATGGCGCTCGTCAACAACCCCGAGCTCCTGATCGCCGACGAGCCGACCACCGCGCTCGACGTGACGGTGCAGGCGCAGATCCTCGACCTGATCCGCGACCTCCAGAAGGAGTTCGGCTCCGCCGTCATCATGATCACGCACGACCTCGGGGTCGTCGCGGAGATGGCCGACGAGCTCCTGGTGATGTACGGCGGCCGCTGCGTCGAGCACGGCACCGCGGACCAGGTCTTCTCCACGCCCCAACACCCGTACACCTGGGGTCTGTTGGGCTCGATGCCGCGCATCGACCGGGAGCAGACCGAGCGGCTCACCCCGGTCAAGGGCGCCCCGCCCAGCCTCATCAACCTGCCGAGCGGCTGCGCCTTCAACCCGCGCTGCCCCTACGCGGACGTGCCCAAGGACAACATCACGCGCACCGAGCGCCCCGAACTGCGCGAGATCGGCTCCGGCCACTTCTCGGCCTGCCACATGTCGGCCGACGAACGCGAGCGGATCTGGACCGAAGAGATTGCGCCGAAGCTGTGA
- a CDS encoding M1 family metallopeptidase has product MALSRSARLAALTVAAASFCLIAAAPAPTPGSDGIGDPYFPQLGNGGFDAEHYALDVAYNPDTDRLDGRTTLTARATQNLSAFDLDLQKLTVTKIEVNGRRADFTRSGDEIQVKPRTSLGKGKTFTTTVTYGGVPEPLSGPIVFGSDYGWMKTADGVFVACEPNAASTWFPSSDHPSDKATYDIRIKAPKGLTGVSNGRLVDTYDTDKGKQTVNHWRETKPMATYLATASIGKFDVKTGRTPAGTPIYVAIDPVLANSNNVDVYAVTAEATDYWSQVFGPYPFEETGAVVDDMPQAGFSLETQTKPSYSAVRSESTIVHELAHQWFGDSVSVEQWKNIWLNEGFATYAQWLWTEHKGGASAHDSFLAGYNSRPADSSFWQVKVGDPQRDTMFASAVYQRGAMTLQVLRERIGDKAFFKLLPQWTKLHRYDTAQTSDFIALAERVSGQQLDDLFDTWLFTTGKPSL; this is encoded by the coding sequence ATGGCCCTCTCCCGTTCGGCACGCCTGGCCGCGCTCACCGTCGCCGCCGCCTCCTTCTGCCTGATAGCCGCCGCACCCGCCCCCACCCCCGGCTCCGACGGCATCGGCGACCCGTACTTCCCACAGCTCGGCAACGGCGGCTTCGACGCCGAGCACTACGCGCTCGACGTCGCGTACAACCCCGACACCGACCGCCTCGACGGCCGCACGACCCTCACCGCGCGCGCCACCCAGAACCTCTCCGCCTTCGACCTCGACCTGCAGAAGCTGACCGTCACCAAGATCGAAGTGAACGGCAGACGCGCGGACTTCACCCGCAGCGGCGACGAGATACAGGTCAAGCCCCGCACCTCGCTCGGCAAGGGCAAGACCTTCACCACGACCGTCACGTACGGCGGAGTCCCCGAGCCCCTCAGCGGCCCCATCGTCTTCGGATCCGACTACGGCTGGATGAAGACCGCGGACGGCGTCTTCGTGGCCTGCGAGCCGAACGCCGCCTCCACCTGGTTCCCGTCCAGCGACCACCCGTCCGACAAGGCCACGTACGACATCCGTATCAAGGCCCCGAAGGGCCTCACCGGCGTCTCGAACGGCCGCCTCGTCGACACGTACGACACCGACAAGGGCAAGCAGACCGTCAACCACTGGCGCGAGACGAAGCCCATGGCGACGTATCTCGCGACCGCCAGCATCGGGAAGTTCGACGTCAAGACCGGCCGCACCCCCGCCGGTACGCCCATCTACGTAGCCATCGACCCGGTCCTCGCGAACAGCAACAACGTCGACGTGTACGCCGTGACCGCCGAGGCCACCGACTACTGGTCGCAGGTCTTCGGCCCGTACCCCTTCGAGGAGACGGGCGCGGTCGTCGACGACATGCCGCAGGCCGGCTTCTCGCTGGAGACGCAGACCAAGCCCAGCTACTCCGCCGTCCGCTCCGAGTCGACCATCGTGCACGAGCTGGCCCACCAGTGGTTCGGCGACTCCGTCTCGGTCGAGCAGTGGAAGAACATCTGGCTCAACGAGGGCTTCGCCACGTACGCCCAGTGGCTGTGGACCGAGCACAAGGGCGGCGCCTCCGCCCACGACTCCTTCCTCGCGGGCTACAACTCCCGCCCCGCGGACTCCTCCTTCTGGCAGGTGAAGGTCGGCGACCCGCAGCGCGACACGATGTTCGCCTCCGCCGTCTACCAGCGCGGCGCGATGACCCTCCAGGTGCTGCGCGAGCGCATCGGCGACAAGGCGTTCTTCAAGCTGCTGCCGCAGTGGACCAAGCTGCACCGCTACGACACTGCCCAGACG
- a CDS encoding ABC transporter ATP-binding protein — translation MTPSTIPQQATTSPDAAAGEPLLRVDGLVKHFPIRKGLLKRQVAAVQAVDGLSFDVRAGETLGVVGESGCGKSTMGRLITRLLEPTGGRVEFEGTDITHLSTGGMRPLRRDVQMIFQDPYSSLNPRHNIGTIVGAPFKLQGVKPEGGVRKTVQELLEKVGLNPEHYNRYPHEFSGGQRQRIGIARALALRPKLVVADEPVSALDVSIQAQVVNLLDDLQDELGLTYVIIAHDLSVIRHVSDRIAVMYLGKIVELADRDDLYSTPMHPYTKALLSAVPVPDPKRRGAKSERILLRGDVPSPIDPPTGCRFHTRCWKATELCKTTEPPLIPLARAHQVACHHPENAADQAPQDSQLLQVAKEAIDVITVPESVESVESVESPEDGISSPAGD, via the coding sequence ATGACGCCCTCCACGATTCCCCAGCAGGCGACGACCTCTCCGGACGCCGCGGCCGGCGAGCCGCTGCTCAGGGTCGACGGCCTGGTCAAGCACTTCCCCATCCGCAAGGGCCTGCTCAAGCGGCAGGTCGCCGCCGTGCAGGCGGTCGACGGGCTCTCCTTCGACGTCCGCGCGGGGGAGACCCTCGGTGTCGTCGGCGAGTCCGGCTGCGGAAAGTCCACCATGGGCCGGCTGATCACCCGGCTGCTGGAACCCACGGGCGGGCGCGTCGAGTTCGAGGGCACGGACATCACGCACCTGAGCACCGGGGGCATGCGCCCGCTGCGCCGTGACGTCCAGATGATCTTCCAGGACCCGTACTCCTCCCTGAACCCGCGCCACAACATCGGCACGATCGTCGGCGCCCCGTTCAAGTTGCAGGGCGTCAAGCCCGAGGGCGGCGTGCGAAAGACGGTCCAGGAGCTCCTGGAGAAGGTCGGCCTCAACCCCGAGCACTACAACCGCTATCCGCACGAGTTCTCCGGCGGTCAGCGGCAACGCATCGGCATCGCGCGGGCGTTGGCCCTGCGGCCGAAGCTCGTGGTGGCGGACGAGCCGGTCTCGGCGCTCGACGTGTCGATCCAGGCGCAGGTGGTCAACCTCCTGGACGACCTCCAGGACGAGCTGGGCCTCACGTACGTGATCATCGCGCACGACCTCTCGGTCATCCGGCACGTCTCGGACCGGATCGCGGTCATGTACCTCGGCAAGATCGTCGAGTTGGCGGACCGCGACGACCTGTACTCGACGCCGATGCACCCGTACACGAAGGCGCTGCTCTCGGCCGTCCCGGTACCGGACCCCAAGCGCCGCGGCGCCAAGAGCGAGCGCATCCTGCTGCGCGGCGACGTCCCCTCGCCGATCGACCCGCCGACCGGGTGCCGCTTCCACACGCGGTGCTGGAAGGCGACGGAGCTCTGCAAGACGACGGAGCCCCCGCTGATCCCGTTGGCCAGGGCCCACCAGGTCGCGTGCCACCACCCGGAGAACGCGGCGGACCAGGCCCCGCAGGACTCCCAGCTCCTCCAGGTGGCAAAGGAGGCGATCGACGTGATCACGGTGCCGGAGTCGGTCGAGTCGGTCGAGTCGGTGGAGTCTCCGGAGGACGGTATTTCAAGCCCCGCCGGCGATTGA